CACATCTTCAAGATTAATTTGCGAAATATCTATATTGTTACCAATACCATTGTCACTGGCTATGGGGATACCATCAATCAATACTTTTACATATTCACCATCCAAACCGAACATGCTTACCGTAGATTTGCCGGTTGATGCATCGGGTACAATGGTGATATTCAGGTTTTGGGTAAGTACATCCGCTAAGTTGTTTCCCGCCAATCGTGATATCCCTTTTTGATCAATAACCCCGACCGTAAATAATTTTTTACTTAACGACATTACTTGGCTCTCCCCAGTAACCACAACCTCTTCCAGTCTTTCGGTAACAATGGAGTCCTTTTCCTGAGAACTTTGTGCGCTTAGAAGGATACCCCCCAAAAGAAAAAAAATAATTGAAAAATTATTTTTATTTAGACTCATTCCTGATTAAATTTGACACAAATATATAGTTTATTTTGAATCAGTCTAAATAAGAATAATTTTAATTTTCATTTTAACAATACGAACAAAACAATCATCAACAGTATGAAACGAGTACACCTAATTTCTGCCTTGACACTCCTATTTATTGTGGTTTTACAGGCACAGGATAAAAAGGAAATGGACAAAAAGGCCATTAAAGACATGTGTGGTTGCTTTGAAGTTACCTTCAACTTTGCCGAAACCTTTAATTATAGTCAGGATTCTTTGTACAAGCCTTCCGAGACCAAAGTGGACAAGGGATTGGAATGGGCCCAACTGGTTGCCGATACGGATGATAAGATTGCCATACAACATATTTTACAGGTTGGTGATCCCTCCAAACCCTATATCGTTAAACACTGGAGACAGGATTGGTTGTATGAAAACACCGATTTATACCTCTATAACGGGGATAACAATTGGACCTTTGAAAAAAAGGAGGCCAATGAGGTATCCGGGCAATGGACCCAAAAAGTATTTCAAGTAGATGATAGTCCCCGTTACGAAGGCAGTGCTACATGGGTACATGTAGATGGCAAGAGCTACTGGGAAAATACTACCCCGGCACCCCTTCCGCGAAGGGAATACACCAAACGTGCGGATTACAATATTACCATGAGGGGAAATCGCCATGAAATCACTTCAGAAGGATGGGTCCATGATCAGGATAATGCAAAAGTAATGCGCAAAGGGGGTGAGGATGACTTTGTGTTGGCCAAAGAAAAAGGATACAACACCTATGTAAAAGTTCCGGATGAAAGATGCCAGGCTGCTGCGGATTGGTGGGTGGAACACTATGACAAATGGGCCATGGTCCGTTCCAAATGGGATGAGGTCTATGCTCGAAATACGGACTTGACCCTAAAGGAGAAAGTGGACAATAAGGTATTGTACAAGCACCTTTTTGATGAAAAAATGGTGAAAAAAGAGGACATTGCCAATGTAATAGAATCTTTTGTGTCCAAGGAAGCAATAGGCGACGCTTCAAAAAGTAAATAGGATGCGAGCTAGAGTATTGCCATTGATTGGTTTCCTTTTTACATTCGCCCTGGTCGCCCAGCAGAACGTTTTTCTACAGCGGGATTTTTGGAAAGGAAATCCATCCATTGCCGAAGTTGAAGCGGCCATTGCAGCAGGAAATGATGTTGCCGAGCTCAATGAACATATGTTCGATGCAGTGAGCTACGCCTTTATTGAAAAGGTGGACAATACTACCATCAAGCATCTTCTGGGCAAAAAAGGGAATGCGGTGGATAAAATCACCCATGATGGCCGAACCTATATTTTCTGGGCAGCCTATCGTGACAATCTGGAAATGATGCAATGGTTGGTGGACAGGGGTGCCAAAGCAAACATTGAGGATGCCCATGGCTATACGGTGCTGAATTTTGCTGCGGTAACCGGACAGACCAATCCAAAATTGTACGATTTTCTTTTGAAGCATCAAGCCAATATAAATGCTACCAATCATAGTGGTGCCAACGCACTTTTATTGGTTTCCTCCTTTGCCAAAAATTTTGATATCCTCAACTATTTTGTGGAGAAGGGGCTGTCTTTGGACAGTGTGGATGAACATGGGAATGGAATTTTCCAATATGCCGCCAAGGGTGGTCATATCCCACTTTTAGAAACCTTGATAGCAAAGGGAGCGGACTATAAAATCACCAATACGAAAGGTGAAAATGCGCTGTTTATGGCCGCTCAGGGGACCCGTGGCCAACAGCATGGCAAGGCTGCCTTTGAATACTTGGAAGGATTGTCGCTTCGTACGGGATTGGTGAATGAGGAGGGCAAAAATCTTTTACACTTGATATCGGGGCGCAATACAAATGAAGACCTTTTTCACTATTTGATCGCAAAAGGATTGGATGTCAATTCACAGGACGGGGAAGGGACCACTCCTTTGATGAATGCTTCCCGGGGCAACAGTTTGGAGGTGGTAAAGCTTTTGGGAGAATACGTTGAAGATATCAATGTACGGGACAAAAAGGGGCGTTCGGCCCTGGCCCTGGCCATTTCAAGAAACCGTCCGGAGGTCGTGAAATTCCTTTTGGAACAAAAAGCTGATGTTTCCGCAACCGATAAGACCGGCAATACCTTGGCATATTACCTTATACAAAGCTATAATGCGGGAGACCCGAAGGACTTTGAAACCAAATGGGAACTATTGAAGGCGGCCGGTTTAGGGTTGAACGACCTACAACATGACGGAAACACCTTGCTACATCTTGCGGCCAAAGCGAACAACCTTTCCCTGCTAAAGCGTTTGGAGGAATTTGATATGGACATTAACCAAAAAAATGATGAGGGCAATACCGCATTACATTTGGCCGCCATGTCCACGGGAAATACCGAAATTCTGAAATATCTCATAGACCAGGGTGCGGATGTGAGCCTAAAAACCGATTTTAAGGAAACCGTTTACGATTTGGCCAGGGAAAACGAGTTGTTACAACAACAGGAAGAACAACTGAATTTCTTAAAATTGTAACGGATAAGGATACTTTGGATGAAGATTTTTTTTAGATATGCGCTGAGCGTACTTTTTTTGGGGTTGCTCGCGTTCACCCAGGCTCCCGAGACGGTGAACTACAAATGTATGATCCAACTGATCAATTATGAAGGTGAAGGGGCCTATGTGGTGGTGTCCATTTTGGACGGAGAGGGAAACTATGTGGAAACCCTCTATGTGCAAGGCGATGACAGTGAGTGGTATCGTGATATTGAGGAATGGTGGAAAAACCTTTATGGGATACGAAGGCCGAACATTGATGCGATTGTAGGTGAGACAGTGACGGGAGGGCAACGCAAGATGACCGTTTTAAAGATTCCACAGGATAAAATAGATACAGGCTACACCATCCGATTCGAATCGGCCGTGGAAGATCAGGAATATTATGTTGATGATGTGGAGTTTGATTTGACTTCCGAGAATCTAACCTCCAAAATGGAAGGCAAAGGTTTCATCCGCTACGTTCGGATGATTCCGCAATAATCCCTTGTATCCATGACCATCTCTATCTGGAGGTACAGTCATTTAACATTGGCCCTGGTTTCGGGCCTTTTTTTGGTTTTGGCCTCTGTTACGGGTATTATCCTGGCTTTTGAACCCATGCAAAGTGCCGTAAAGCCCTATCGGCCGGAAGCACTGTCCAAAATTTCCCTGGCGGAAAGCCTGGCCGCCTTGCAAGAGGAATATGATGAGGTCCTTACCCTGGAAGTCGACGCCAATGACTTTTTGGTTGCCAATGTGGTTGACAAAACAGGAGATAGCGAGACCATTTATGTACACCCGCTAACGGGGAAGAAATTAGGAAGACCGGAACCGCAGTCCCCTATTTTTCAATTTACCACCAATCTGCACCGTTCCTTATTTTTGAAAGGAGTGGGGCGCTTTTTTGTGGGGCTGGTCTCCTTTTTGTTGTGCCTAATTGCCATTACGGGATTGCTCCTGATCATCAAAAGGCAGGGCGGACCCGCAAAACTCTTTTCCAAGGTTCAAAAAGACTATTTTGAATTGCGGTACCATGTATTGCTGGGGCGATGGTTTTTACTCCCCATTTTGATTGTGGCCGCTACGGGAGTGTATTTATCCGCGGAAAAGTTCTCCTTACTTCCCGCTACCAAAGTCACCCACGGACCAGTGGAGCCCGAAACCGATGTGGACATATCGGTGGCACCGAAAGACCTTACTTTGTTTCAGGACATCAAATTGGATGAGGTACGTTCGGTCACCTTTCCGTTTTCAACCTTCCCCGAAGACTATTTTGAACTTTCGCTGAGTGATAGGGAACTTTTTGTACACCAATACACAGGGGAAATCATAAGTGAACAAGCGTATCCTTTTACTTTTTTGGCCAGTCAATGGAGTCTGGCCCTCCATACGGGTCAGGGTTCCATCCTTTGGTCACTGGTGCTGCTATTGGCAAGTACGTCCATTCTATTTTTTTGCTATTCCGGATTTGTGATGTGGCGGAAGCGATTAAAGAATTCCAAGGTTACCTTGACCAAAAAGGATAAGGACCAAT
The sequence above is a segment of the Muricauda sp. SCSIO 64092 genome. Coding sequences within it:
- a CDS encoding DUF6607 family protein; the encoded protein is MKRVHLISALTLLFIVVLQAQDKKEMDKKAIKDMCGCFEVTFNFAETFNYSQDSLYKPSETKVDKGLEWAQLVADTDDKIAIQHILQVGDPSKPYIVKHWRQDWLYENTDLYLYNGDNNWTFEKKEANEVSGQWTQKVFQVDDSPRYEGSATWVHVDGKSYWENTTPAPLPRREYTKRADYNITMRGNRHEITSEGWVHDQDNAKVMRKGGEDDFVLAKEKGYNTYVKVPDERCQAAADWWVEHYDKWAMVRSKWDEVYARNTDLTLKEKVDNKVLYKHLFDEKMVKKEDIANVIESFVSKEAIGDASKSK
- a CDS encoding ankyrin repeat domain-containing protein, yielding MRARVLPLIGFLFTFALVAQQNVFLQRDFWKGNPSIAEVEAAIAAGNDVAELNEHMFDAVSYAFIEKVDNTTIKHLLGKKGNAVDKITHDGRTYIFWAAYRDNLEMMQWLVDRGAKANIEDAHGYTVLNFAAVTGQTNPKLYDFLLKHQANINATNHSGANALLLVSSFAKNFDILNYFVEKGLSLDSVDEHGNGIFQYAAKGGHIPLLETLIAKGADYKITNTKGENALFMAAQGTRGQQHGKAAFEYLEGLSLRTGLVNEEGKNLLHLISGRNTNEDLFHYLIAKGLDVNSQDGEGTTPLMNASRGNSLEVVKLLGEYVEDINVRDKKGRSALALAISRNRPEVVKFLLEQKADVSATDKTGNTLAYYLIQSYNAGDPKDFETKWELLKAAGLGLNDLQHDGNTLLHLAAKANNLSLLKRLEEFDMDINQKNDEGNTALHLAAMSTGNTEILKYLIDQGADVSLKTDFKETVYDLARENELLQQQEEQLNFLKL
- a CDS encoding DUF2271 domain-containing protein yields the protein MKIFFRYALSVLFLGLLAFTQAPETVNYKCMIQLINYEGEGAYVVVSILDGEGNYVETLYVQGDDSEWYRDIEEWWKNLYGIRRPNIDAIVGETVTGGQRKMTVLKIPQDKIDTGYTIRFESAVEDQEYYVDDVEFDLTSENLTSKMEGKGFIRYVRMIPQ